Sequence from the Peromyscus eremicus chromosome 4, PerEre_H2_v1, whole genome shotgun sequence genome:
TGTTAGGCCATTCTTCTGGATCCCCGATGTTTGAAGCAGTGAGGCATTTGGGAGGTTGTTTCTGACTAGGTCCTCAAGAGGGCTAACTCAGAGCTGGTCCCAAGACTCAATCACGTCTTGACTGGTTGGCCACTGGACTATCATGTTCTCGTCCCAGAGTGTGGCTTTCTCTATTCCTCAGGCCTTTTCTGAACCTGGCTGTCCTCTTCCAGATCCCCGTGATTGCTGTTATGGCCACTGGTGGTGGGATCCGGGCCATGACTTCTTTATATGGTCAGCTGGCTGGCCTGAGGGAGCTTGGTCTCCTGGACTGCATCTCCTACATCACTGGGGCTTCAGGATCCACCTGGTGAGCGCGTTGGGGGCTGAGTGCTGGGGGCTGCAGCTAGCCAGGGGAATCGGGAGGGAATGTAGTGAAAGGACTTCCTGAGCCCCACAGACCCCAGTGCATACTGCATGGGCTGGGAAAATGCTGGCAGTAgggtgcagtgtgctccagggaaCAGAAGTGATGGCCAGACAGTCAAGGACATGTACAGTCCAGATGGGGTCCTTCGGTGACCACATTCCCTCCTCCTAAGCTTTGGCTTTCCTCAGGGCATTGGCCAACCTCTATGAGGACCCAGAGTGGTCTCAGAAGGACCTGACGGGGCCTACCGAGTTGCTGAAGACCCAGGTGACAAAGAGCAAGCTGGGCGCATTGGCCCCCAGCCAGCTGTGGAGGTACCGGCAGGAGCTGGCTGAGCGTGCCTGCCTGGGCTACCCGAGCTGCTTCACCAACTTGTGGGCCCTCATCAATGAGGCCTTGCTGCATGATAAGGTAGGTGGAGGGGTGGGCCCTGGGTTGGTAAAGCTAAGGCAAAGCCATCTGGAAATGGACCCATCCCTGGGTGATCTGTGGGAAAGACTCCCggcatcaggaagctgagggcttaGGCCGAGCTCCTCTTTCCCTCAGCCTCATGAACACAAACTCTCAGATCAACGGGAGGCCCTGAGTCGAGGCCAGAACCCTCTGCCTATCTACTGTGCCCTCAACAGCAAGGAGCGGGGCATGACCACCTTTGAATTTGGGGGTGAGTGGCTTCAGAACTGGGGCCTATGCTCTTAAGGGTGGTAGGGTACCCTGTAACTAGTCCTGTATCTAAGACGTGTATCTCATGCCCATGTCTCCTGGTCCAAGTACCAAAGACTGTCATCCCGCCAGCTAGCTCCTTTACCCCTTGGGATGAGGGAAGAGGCCTCAAGTCCCCTGCTGGTTACAAGGCCTGAAATAAAGTCCCTGGTGGGTGTCGGAATGCCCAAGCCCCTAGGCTCCGTGGCTGAGGTGTATGTTGTCCTCACAGAATGGTGTGAGTTCTCTCCCTATGAAGTCGGCTTTCCCAAGTATGGGGCCTTCATCCCCTCTGAGCTCTTCGGCTCCGAGTTCTTCATGGGGCGGCTGGTGAAGCAGCTCCCCGAGTCCCGAATCTGCTTCCTGGAAGGTGAGGAGGCTAGATAATGGGGGGCTTGGGAGAGGGAGCCCTCTCCTTGCCCACTTCAGCCAGAGGGAGGGATGGTTCAGACTAACAGCAGTCAGGACTCTTCACTTGACGCCCCTTTCTCAGGTATCTGGAGCAACCTGTTTGCAGCCAGCCTCCAAGACAGCTTGTACTGGGCCTCGGAACCCAGCCAGTTCTGGGACCGCTGGGCTCAggatcaggccagcctgggtaggTGCCTGGGCTTTCTACAGGAGAGAGATGGGCAGCCAGTTGGGGGTGTCTTTGAGGCACTGTGGACTTGAACTGCTTACCTTCTAGGGTAACCATGGAGACTGGGAGAAAGGACCAGAGGCCTTCTTTCCTTAATGTCACCCCATCACCTCACCCCACTCTCGCCTGTGCAGACAAAGAGCAGGTCCCCCATCTGAAGATTGCAGAACCACCAACGACCAGTAGCAGGATTGCCGAGTTCTTCACTGACCTCCTGACAAAGCGGCCACTTGCCCAGGCCACCCACAATTTCATGCGCGGCCTCCATTTCCACAAGGACTATTTCGATCACCCTTGCTTTTCTACCTGGAAAGGTACCCTTTCCACCGTCTCACCCTGCTCGGTCcaggctccccacccccaccccctttcctctccccctgGGATGTGCTGCTCTGGCAGGATTTGCGGGGACCACGGACCTTTTTCTATGGGCCTAAAGAGGTCTGGACCCACAGTGACAGCTCATGATGCTTCTCCCACCCCAAACCTTTGTAGCAACCAAACTGGATGGGTTCCCCAACCAGCTGACACCCACGGagccccatctctgcctcctggatgtcGGTTACTTCATCAACACTAGCTGCCCACCCCTTCTGCAGCCAACACGGGATGTGGACCTCATCTTGTCACTGGACTACAACCTTCATGGAGCCTTCCAGGTTGGGGAGATGGCGGGCCATCTAGGGTAGCCTGTTTTCTAGGCACCTAATGAGACCTGCTTTAGGATCCAGTATCTGGCCCAGCTTCCATTAGGGTATGGTAGTGGCACCCCCTACTGGGGAAAGTTAGCTCTGCTCTGGGAGTGGGGTGCTGAGTAGCCGGGAGGTTCTCTGTACTGTCCCTGACCCTGAAGAAGTCCTGGCATACCTGATGCTTCTAGATGGCCCCCACTTTCCGAGGGCTGTTGGCCACTAACACAGGGGAGCCCTAGAGGAGCTGGGAGGGAGGGTACCGTCAGACCGTGGGACTCTGGGCCCACGCAGTCTCCGCACAGCCGGCCTTGCACTGAGCACACTGGGCCCTCTAATGCCCGCTCTGCCTgcccagcagcagctgcagctttTGAGCCGGTTCTGCCAGGAGCAGGCCATCCCTTTCCCACCCATCTCGCCCAGCCCTGAGGAGCAGCGCCGGCCTCAGGAGTGCCACGTGTTCTGTGACCCGACCCAGCCCGAAGCCCCAGCTGTACTGCACTTCCCTCTGGTCAACGACTCCTTCCAGGACCACTCGGCCCCCGGTGAGCCTCGGCCCCCTCCCTTCCAGACCTGCCTCagtgcgggggggtggggggggtgttcCCAGGCCTCCTACCAGACTGCCCTCTCTCCACAGGGGTGCCGCGGACACCGGAGGAGAAGGCGGCTGGGCAGGTGAACCTGTCTCCTTCCGACTCCCCCTACCACTACACAAACGTGACCTACAGCCAGGAGGACGTGGACAAGCTGCTGCGCCTGACACATTACAACATCTGCAACAACCAGGACCGGCTGCGGGAGGCCCTGCGCCAGGCCGTGCAGCGGCGGAGACAGCGCAGGCCTGAGTGACAGCTGTGGCCTGGCGGGTTCCCACCTGGGGGCCTTTGACCCTCCACTCCC
This genomic interval carries:
- the Pla2g4b gene encoding cytosolic phospholipase A2 beta gives rise to the protein MAEDQKEGPGGTGFLCPGTLASVAGTCLLTVRVLQANGLPSKDLVTASDCYVTLDLPTASSHTLQTRTVKNSRNPVWNQNFHFRIHRQLKNVMELKVFDQDRLTKDDPMLSVLFDVGTLRAGESRRQSFSLNTQDDGHLEVEFRLQTLTGCEEELISNGILVARELSCLHVQLKKTGDPKGSESRVQLVVAGACEGPQDASVGTSSYRFHYPACWERDLSVHLQDDPQEQLKVPLRALPSSELVRLVFPTSQEPLMRLELKKEEGPKELAVRLDCGLCPEEQAFLSRRKQVVAAALKKALQLDQDLQDDEIPVIAVMATGGGIRAMTSLYGQLAGLRELGLLDCISYITGASGSTWALANLYEDPEWSQKDLTGPTELLKTQVTKSKLGALAPSQLWRYRQELAERACLGYPSCFTNLWALINEALLHDKPHEHKLSDQREALSRGQNPLPIYCALNSKERGMTTFEFGEWCEFSPYEVGFPKYGAFIPSELFGSEFFMGRLVKQLPESRICFLEGIWSNLFAASLQDSLYWASEPSQFWDRWAQDQASLDKEQVPHLKIAEPPTTSSRIAEFFTDLLTKRPLAQATHNFMRGLHFHKDYFDHPCFSTWKATKLDGFPNQLTPTEPHLCLLDVGYFINTSCPPLLQPTRDVDLILSLDYNLHGAFQQLQLLSRFCQEQAIPFPPISPSPEEQRRPQECHVFCDPTQPEAPAVLHFPLVNDSFQDHSAPGVPRTPEEKAAGQVNLSPSDSPYHYTNVTYSQEDVDKLLRLTHYNICNNQDRLREALRQAVQRRRQRRPE